A part of Nerophis lumbriciformis linkage group LG25, RoL_Nlum_v2.1, whole genome shotgun sequence genomic DNA contains:
- the ndufb6 gene encoding NADH dehydrogenase [ubiquinone] 1 beta subcomplex subunit 6, giving the protein MSGYTPDEKLRFDQLTKLRRQWLKDQELSPREPVVQAKPPGAVARFWAGFLEPKTLWRLYTYKAYKGGVFTLTRFLIPAWLVHYYVKYHIAQRPYGIVELKPKLFPGDVILETGEVVPDLPESHGHH; this is encoded by the exons ATGTCTGGCTACACTCCAGACGAGAAGCTCCGTTTCGACCAGCTCACCAAGCTCCGCAGGCAGTGGCTAAAGGACCAGGAGCTCAGCCCCAGGGAGCCCGTCGTTCAGGCTAAACCTCCTGGTGCGGTCGCTCGGTTCTGGGCAGGCTTTCTTGAACCCAAGACCCTGTGGCGGCTTTAC ACGTACAAAGCCTACAAAGGTGGTGTTTTCACATTAACACGGTTCTTGATTCCAGCTTGGCTCGTCCACTACTACGTGAAATACCATATTGCA CAAAGGCCCTATGGCATTGTGGAATTGAAGCCCAAGCTTTTCCCA GGTGACGTAATCCTGGAGACGGGCGAAGTTGTTCCAGACCTCCCAGAAAGCCATGGTCATCACTGA
- the LOC133622004 gene encoding uncharacterized protein isoform X2, which produces MSANLPRHIIWESERLVAYLHPRPWTPGCVILERRTPRTLAGSIFHLEEAEYLSWMLGARDVAKLLCDKLLVQRCALVARPLVDKPAQIRVVPLHGLDAQWQPLLAGEEEHNSHDPGYTTSKTAPRWSDSHLTEIQSRIRAKLPNPDAPPNLTFLGDNQLHPGLFPRIVRGEEPQWRVWEDEGHVSFLTPFPNAPGFTVLVPRRPLTSDIFRLDKSDYEGLVVAARKVSHLLEKGLGAWGVGLIFEGFEIDYAHAKLIPLLQLPSSTEKDHAAASGNHRFYPLYPGFVTSEDGPEASLESLDKMHAKITQK; this is translated from the exons ATGTCCGCCAATCTCCCCCGTCATATTATCTGGGAGTCGGAGCGCCTGGTGGCCTACCTCCACCCCCGCCCTTGGACGCCCGGCTGTGTGATCCTGGAGCGCCGCACGCCCCGAACGCTGGCAGGAAGCATCTTCCACCTGGAGGAGGCCGAGTATCTTTCCTGGATGCTGGGGGCGAGAGATGTGGCGAAGCTGCTGTGCGACAAGCTCCTGGTGCAGAGGTGCGCGCTGGTGGCCAGACCGCTTGTGGATAAACCTGCTCAG ATTCGAGTTGTCCCCCTCCACGGCCTGGATGCACAGTGGCAGCCCCTCCTGGCAGGGGAGGAGGAGCACAATTCTCATGACCCAGGCTACACCACCTCCAAAACAGCGCCACGATGGAGCGACTCCCACCTAACTGAAATTCAATCCCGGATCCGAGCCAAACTCCCAAACCCAGACGCTCCACCCAATCTCACCTTCCTGGGGGACAACCAGCTCCACCCCGGCCTCTTCCCCCGCATCGTTCGGGGCGAGGAGCCACAGTGGCGAGTGTGGGAGGACGAGGGTCACGTGTCCTTTCTCACCCCGTTCCCCAATGCTCCTGGCTTCACTGTGCTCGTCCCACGCCGGCCCTTGACGTCAGACATATTTCGTCTTGATAAGAGCGACTACGAGGGGCTGGTGGTGGCCGCCCGGAAGGTGTCTCATCTTCTGGAGAAGGGTTTAGGTGCCTGGGGAGTTGGGCTAATATTTGAGGGGTTTGAGATAGACTATGCTCACGCAAAGCTAATACCGCTGCTGCAGCTACCGTCTTCCACGGAGAAAGACCATGCCGCTGCGTCCGGAAATCACCGGTTCTATCCCTTGTACCCTGGTTTTGTCACATCAGAAGACGGGCCTGAAGCTTCCTTGGAGAGTTTGGATAAGATGCATGCCAAAATTACCCAGAAGTGA
- the toporsa gene encoding topoisomerase I binding, arginine/serine-rich a: MSAIKLALQHNQKRNRRKTPETQSAEVSPDSKCPICLDIFNNISYLDICLHKFCFRCIHEWSKNKAECPLCKQPFNSIYHSIKSEQDFKQYDLKPVTNGSFGMFGGVRFRYRTTLTGVQRQQWGRTSTPPDNGVLFESSANPPQQRETRFMRRVMMTMAARRKAASEGRTLHNVREQEMINFRRDLYRQGLRVRNVRDGGRCRDTSAEFYRRNPACLHRLIPWLKRELVVLYGAHGSLVNIVQHIIMSRITRVDVEDGAIQEELRPFLQGRTEHFLHEFISFAKSPFNMEAYDQHAVYDGSTQSSNSDSSSTSSVIAISEDEGSSVHLEPPRTPGYNTSNLSLSLWDDETPGPSYSTTAEQSRAERESVQNSDSDSSVEEGAQELADSPADQTKSTQIQVEDSLSSDSDDCLIVGYVKPNVDRTPELVHLSSDSESISDNIKEEPPEPQKRSGTLNSGRHNTSSQLESKDRGRRDRSSQKRSSHKRKKSSREHKRHSRSSVTCHSREYSYSSSRESHHTNDDSKYQRKESYFRSSRKLSYRHARSRSRSRDSRRRDRRKSRSRTYSSSRSPSTFSKRSHHDKPGGKRKYKLRHLEDHPKDDDTCESKDKTREEENSSPKEELDNETSASHRSRRHKKKKKHKKKSRRHKSSERAEKRSSSFITINSDSDHVNTSSRDLTPVNNVTGQTIDSNYPVLT; this comes from the coding sequence ATGTCGGCCATAAAGCTTGCCCTTCAGCATAATCAGAAGAGGAACAGGAGGAAAACACCAGAAACCCAATCTGCCGAGGTGTCGCCCGACTCAAAGTGTCCTATCTGCTTGGACATATTTAACAACATTTCCTATCTGGACATCTGCCTTCACAAGTTCTGTTTTCGCTGCATCCATGAGTGGTCTAAGAACAAGGCCGAATGCCCTTTATGCAAGCAGCCGTTTAATTCAATATATCACAGTATCAAATCGGAGCAGGACTTTAAACAATATGACCTGAAGCCAGTGACGAATGGATCCTTTGGGATGTTTGGTGGGGTGCGCTTTAGGTACCGCACTACTCTTACTGGAGTGCAACGACAACAATGGGGACGGACCTCCACCCCGCCAGACAACGGTGTCCTATTTGAATCGTCAGCAAATCCTCCCCAGCAGCGTGAGACTCGCTTCATGAGGCGCGTTATGATGACGATGGCGGCCAGGAGGAAAGCCGCAAGCGAAGGCAGGACGCTGCACAACGTCAGAGAGCAAGAAATGATCAACTTCAGGCGGGATCTCTACCGACAGGGGCTGAGGGTTCGCAACGTTCGTGACGGCGGTCGCTGTCGGGACACCTCGGCTGAGTTCTATCGCAGGAATCCTGCCTGTCTACACAGACTCATCCCGTGGCTTAAACGAGAGCTGGTGGTGCTCTATGGAGCTCACGGCTCCCTGGTTAACATAGTGCAGCACATCATCATGTCACGCATCACACGTGTCGATGTGGAAGACGGagccatccaggaggagctccgACCATTTCTTCAGGGCCGCACGGAACATTTCCTGCACGAGTTCATTAGCTTTGCAAAGTCCCCTTTCAACATGGAAGCCTACGATCAGCACGCCGTGTATGACGGCTCGACCCAGTCCTCTAATTCAGACAGCAGCTCCACCTCATCTGTAATAGCCATCTCTGAGGATGAGGGAAGCTCTGTGCACTTAGAACCCCCTCGAACGCCAGGATACAACACGTCCAATCTGAGCCTCTCCCTGTGGGACGATGAGACGCCCGGGCCGTCGTACTCCACCACGGCAGAGCAAAGCAGGGCAGAAAGGGAGTCGGTCCAGAACTCTGATTCCGATAGCAGCGTTGAGGAAGGAGCGCAAGAGTTGGCAGATTCtccagctgatcaaacaaaatcgACCCAAATTCAAGTTGAGGATAGTTTGTCTTCGGACAGCGACGATTGTCTCATTGTGGGTTATGTGAAGCCCAATGTCGATAGAACTCCTGAGCTGGTGCACCTCTCCTCCGATTCAGAGTCTATCAGTGACAACATTAAAGAAGAGCCTCCTGAACCGCAGAAAAGATCTGGTACACTTAACTCTGGCCGACACAACACATCCAGCCAATTGGAAAGTAAAGACAGAGGCCGTCGTGACCGATCAAGCCAGAAACGCAGCTCGCACAAGAGGAAGAAGTCAAGCCGAGAGCACAAACGTCACAGCAGGAGCTCAGTTACCTGTCACAGTAGAGAATATTCATACTCCAGCAGCAGAGAATCTCACCACACAAATGATGACAGTAAATACCAAAGGAAAGAATCCTACTTTCGCAGTAGCCGAAAGCTTTCGTATCGACACGCTCGCTCAAGGAGTCGTAGCAGAGACTCAAGGCGACGAGACAGGAGGAAGTCTCGGTCTAGGACTTATTCCAGCAGTCGCTCGCCGTCAACGTTCTCGAAGAGATCGCATCACGACAAGCCTGGCGGCAAGAGAAAGTACAAACTGCGACATTTGGAGGACCATCCCAAAGACGACGACACTTGTGAAAGCAAAGATAAGACCAGGGAAGAGGAGAACAGCAGTCCGAAAGAGGAGCTCGACAACGAGACAAGTGCTTCCCACCGGAGCAGGCgtcacaagaagaagaagaagcacaagaAGAAGAGCAGAAGGCACAAGAGCAGCGAGCGTGCGGAGAAACGCTCGTCGTCTTTCATCACCATCAACAGCGACAGCGATCACGTTAACACCTCCAGCAGAGACTTAACACCCGTCAACAACGTCACTGGCCAGACAATAGACTCCAATTATCCAGTGCTGACTTGA
- the LOC133622004 gene encoding uncharacterized protein isoform X1, with protein MQFSRCFISSMSANLPRHIIWESERLVAYLHPRPWTPGCVILERRTPRTLAGSIFHLEEAEYLSWMLGARDVAKLLCDKLLVQRCALVARPLVDKPAQIRVVPLHGLDAQWQPLLAGEEEHNSHDPGYTTSKTAPRWSDSHLTEIQSRIRAKLPNPDAPPNLTFLGDNQLHPGLFPRIVRGEEPQWRVWEDEGHVSFLTPFPNAPGFTVLVPRRPLTSDIFRLDKSDYEGLVVAARKVSHLLEKGLGAWGVGLIFEGFEIDYAHAKLIPLLQLPSSTEKDHAAASGNHRFYPLYPGFVTSEDGPEASLESLDKMHAKITQK; from the exons ATGCAGTTCAGCAGGTGTTTCATCAGCAG CATGTCCGCCAATCTCCCCCGTCATATTATCTGGGAGTCGGAGCGCCTGGTGGCCTACCTCCACCCCCGCCCTTGGACGCCCGGCTGTGTGATCCTGGAGCGCCGCACGCCCCGAACGCTGGCAGGAAGCATCTTCCACCTGGAGGAGGCCGAGTATCTTTCCTGGATGCTGGGGGCGAGAGATGTGGCGAAGCTGCTGTGCGACAAGCTCCTGGTGCAGAGGTGCGCGCTGGTGGCCAGACCGCTTGTGGATAAACCTGCTCAG ATTCGAGTTGTCCCCCTCCACGGCCTGGATGCACAGTGGCAGCCCCTCCTGGCAGGGGAGGAGGAGCACAATTCTCATGACCCAGGCTACACCACCTCCAAAACAGCGCCACGATGGAGCGACTCCCACCTAACTGAAATTCAATCCCGGATCCGAGCCAAACTCCCAAACCCAGACGCTCCACCCAATCTCACCTTCCTGGGGGACAACCAGCTCCACCCCGGCCTCTTCCCCCGCATCGTTCGGGGCGAGGAGCCACAGTGGCGAGTGTGGGAGGACGAGGGTCACGTGTCCTTTCTCACCCCGTTCCCCAATGCTCCTGGCTTCACTGTGCTCGTCCCACGCCGGCCCTTGACGTCAGACATATTTCGTCTTGATAAGAGCGACTACGAGGGGCTGGTGGTGGCCGCCCGGAAGGTGTCTCATCTTCTGGAGAAGGGTTTAGGTGCCTGGGGAGTTGGGCTAATATTTGAGGGGTTTGAGATAGACTATGCTCACGCAAAGCTAATACCGCTGCTGCAGCTACCGTCTTCCACGGAGAAAGACCATGCCGCTGCGTCCGGAAATCACCGGTTCTATCCCTTGTACCCTGGTTTTGTCACATCAGAAGACGGGCCTGAAGCTTCCTTGGAGAGTTTGGATAAGATGCATGCCAAAATTACCCAGAAGTGA